The DNA segment GCTTGCCAAGGCATCTGACATAATCTCAAAAATGAAGAAAGAAGGCGCTAAGATTTTCTTGACATTCACATCAAACATGGTGACTTCAGGCTTAAGGGGATTTTTTGCCCAGCTGATAAGCCTCGGCATGGCTGACATAATTGTAACAACAGTCGGGGGGCTGGAAGAGGATATAATGCGCGCAAACAATGAAAGGTTCAGCATAGGAAGCTTTCAGGCAGATGATATTGCTCTTCATGAAAAGGGAATGAACAGGGTTGGAAACATCCTGATAAAGAATGAGAGCTACTCAAACTTTGAGGATTTGATGACAAAA comes from the Candidatus Woesearchaeota archaeon genome and includes:
- a CDS encoding deoxyhypusine synthase family protein, with the protein product MNYVKDLEWKKGITVSEFVSGLSGVGFQSISLAKASDIISKMKKEGAKIFLTFTSNMVTSGLRGFFAQLISLGMADIIVTTVGGLEEDIMRANNERFSIGSFQADDIALHEKGMNRVGNILIKNESYSNFEDLMTK